The Bacillus sp. FJAT-27916 genomic interval AACTTGGGCTGAAGCGGCTTGATGAGGTGCTGAAGCCGTATAAAGTGGACAAGTTTGTGGTTGGCTTGCCGAAGAATATGAACGGAACCATTGGTCCAAGAGGCGAAGCAAGCAAGCATTATGCTGAGAAGCTTGAGAAACGCTACAAAGTGCCTGTTGTCATGTGGGATGAGCGATTAACTACAATGGCTGCTGAACGCGTGCTTTTGGATGCAGACGTCAGCCGCAAGAAACGCAAGAAAGTGATTGATAAGATGGCGGCTGTCTTGATTCTGCAAGGTTTTCTGGACAGCGGGAAGCTTTAATTAAACTAGAGGTGATTGAAATGGAAGAAAACATGATTACAATTATTGATGAAGAAGGCAATGAGCAATTACATGAGATTTTGCTTACATTTGAATTAGATGATTACGATAAACAATATGTTGTATTTGCTCCAGTAGGAACAGATGATGATGAAGATTTAATTCATGTTGCTTCTTATATCCCAGATGAAAGCGGAGAAGTCGGCACATTGAACGATATTGAAGATGATGAAGAATGGGCGATGGTTGAAGAAGTCATCAATACATTCTTTGAAGATGAAGAAGAATAAGCTTCTCTTTTATGGCTCTTCCGATCAAGGGTGATCGGAAGAGTTTTTTTGTTATTTACTGCAAAGAATGGCGAAATATGCGAATATAATAAAGGAAGAACGGGATTTTTTTTACAAATTTCTTGTAATTTCATTGACAGGTTCCGGTATATTTTGCAATAAATAAAGAGGGCAATTCGAGTCATGGGGAAATGCCTTATTGAAGGGGGCAGCTAAATGAGTGAAGATAAACAAGAATGGAAGAGCGAGATGAAAATGAAGCTTTTAGAAAGACAGAGTGAAGCGAAGGTAGTCAGAAAAATCGTACTGATATCCTTAGCTGTATTTATTGCCATCGTGATTGTTGGCGCGGCAGCTGGTTATTTCTACATTTCATCAGCTTTAAAGCCGGTTGATCCGGATAATAAGGAAACCGTTAAGGTTCAGATACCAATTGGGTCTGGGGTTTCGACCATCTCTTCCATATTGGAGGAGAACGGGATCATAAAAAATGCACAAATCTTTAAATACTATATCAAGTTTAACAATGAGGCAGGATTCCAAGCAGGAAATTATAATTTATCACCATCGATGACCTTGGATGAAATAATTGACATGATCAAGAATGGGAAGGTTGCAGAAACCTATAAGATTACCATTCCAGAAGGCCGGGACCTAGAAGAAATTGCTGCCGTTATCGGCAAAACGCTCGGCATAAAGTCGAAGGAAGTCCTTGATGTGATGAATGATAAGAAATTTATCAACAGCATGATGAAGGGGTATCCGGATCTGCTTACGGATGAAATCTTTGATAAGAATAT includes:
- the ruvX gene encoding Holliday junction resolvase RuvX gives rise to the protein MRIVGLDVGSKTVGVAISDEMGWTAQGLETIAIDEEKNQLGLKRLDEVLKPYKVDKFVVGLPKNMNGTIGPRGEASKHYAEKLEKRYKVPVVMWDERLTTMAAERVLLDADVSRKKRKKVIDKMAAVLILQGFLDSGKL
- a CDS encoding DUF1292 domain-containing protein, whose translation is MEMEENMITIIDEEGNEQLHEILLTFELDDYDKQYVVFAPVGTDDDEDLIHVASYIPDESGEVGTLNDIEDDEEWAMVEEVINTFFEDEEE
- the mltG gene encoding endolytic transglycosylase MltG, with amino-acid sequence MSEDKQEWKSEMKMKLLERQSEAKVVRKIVLISLAVFIAIVIVGAAAGYFYISSALKPVDPDNKETVKVQIPIGSGVSTISSILEENGIIKNAQIFKYYIKFNNEAGFQAGNYNLSPSMTLDEIIDMIKNGKVAETYKITIPEGRDLEEIAAVIGKTLGIKSKEVLDVMNDKKFINSMMKGYPDLLTDEIFDKNIRYPLEGYFYPATYYIYEEEPSLESVLSMMIKKTNEVIAKYEEAMGDDWTVHELLTMASLIEEEATEQADRDKISAVFRNRMEIDMMLQTDPTVLYALGEHKDRVTYKDLKVDSPYNLYRNKGLTPGPISNAGETSIAAALNPADIKDLYFLATPSGEVLFNETLEEHNKDKAKHITNN